The Drechmeria coniospora strain ARSEF 6962 chromosome 02, whole genome shotgun sequence genome has a segment encoding these proteins:
- a CDS encoding zinc finger domain-containing protein: MEQGQNYQHHRPEPSSASPLQPTDSTPQDVLAEARKNLQVLIDSGLSKDLLHQWVDDSQSLQLSFSSPTPSPASSQLQSQQLVAERPPSPPPCPSPPPHLASGTSAAGRTPTLAVTGPPARSPSSPSGNVKLEPLPDDVSERWSSAHLAVNAPSESRASSTVGDADGSIFAPPSAPFSHSHHPRISVSSVSSGSSGHASIWSTNSAQSSFSWNSGTTGGRSMAPLPIPPTTSGLPVLNGTHGPATAVGPSRQNIYWCTSCETSFKRKYDWKRHEDEFHERWRKYPCPEPGCNRSFWGSNSFNQHHKQCHGCTTCPHAEKVVKFLRKRKYWACGFCSALHPARERHVEHVARHFESGLTKGDWMHSRVVYGLLHQPLIHEAWDALVGGKQGEYSGRRPQFSWHPSKTGRAQGFLEKENNGQLQDLLEFFSGNEEEARWIAGSAYDLADVVLTLQASASPQFSAVAAMPSQQFSPQDAPPQFQLPALPSQQPMLSSPRLSGQGPFAPPFRGTMFVPSQQFAAVARPSPDSAAHSPLTASQSPLAATHSPMEHQKPPQLASSSAASSDSMMDFEYSPTPVVFEDWESLAGAVIHSDPSTQPSQGTEVDWNILQYFGDPGVLS; encoded by the coding sequence ATGGAACAGGGCCAGAACTACCAGCATCACCggccggagccgtcgtcggcctcccCCTTGCAGCCTACGGACTCTACACCACAGGACGTTCTCGCCGAGGCGCGCAAGAACTTGCAAGTCTTGATCGATTCCGGTCTGTCCAAGGACCTTCTTCACCAGTGGGTCGATGACAGCCAGTCACTACAGCTTTCGTTTTCGTCACCAACTCCATCACCCGCTTCGTCGCAGCTGCAGTCGCAacagctcgtcgccgagcgtccgccgtcgccgcctccatgcccctcgccgccgcctcacCTGGCTTCCGGCACCAGTGCGGCAGGAAGAACGCCCACGCTCGCCGTCACCGGTCCCCCCGCccggtcgccgtcgtcgccgtcggggaaTGTCAAGCTCGAGCCGCTGCCGGACGACGTGTCCGAACGATGGTCCTCCGCTCACCTTGCGGTGAATGCGCCTTCCGAGAGCCGGGCCTCGAGCACTGTCGGCGATGCTGACGGTTCCATCTTCGCCCCTCCCTCTGCGCCCTTCTCCCACTCCCATCATCCCAGGATatccgtctcctccgtcaGCTCCGGCTCGTCTGGCCACGCCTCGATATGGTCCACCAACTCTGCTCAGTCCTCTTTCTCGTGGAACTCGGGCACGACGGGCGGACGATCCATGGCACCCTTGCCGATCCCCCCGACAACCTCCGGCCTGCCCGTGCTCAACGGCACGCATGGGcccgccacggccgtcggcccgaGCAGGCAGAACATATACTGGTGCACCTCGTGCGAAACCAGCTTCAAGCGAAAGTACGACTGGAAACGGCACGAGGATGAGTTTCACGAGCGATGGAGGAAGTATCCCTGCCCGGAACCGGGCTGCAACCGCAGCTTCTGGGGCTCCAATTCTTTCAACCAGCACCACAAGCAGTGCCACGGCTGCACAACCTGCCCGCACGCCGAAAAGGTGGTCAAGTTCCTGCGGAAGCGCAAGTATTGGGCTTGCGGCTTCTGCTCCGCCTTGCACCCTGCCCGCGAACGACACGTCGAGCATGTCGCCCGCCATTTCGAGTCGGGCCTCACCAAGGGGGACTGGATGCACTCTAGGGTCGTCTACGGCCTGCTCCACCAGCCGCTCATCCACGAGGCGTGGGacgctctcgtcggcggcaagcaAGGCGAATACTCGGGCCGACGACCGCAGTTCAGCTGGCATCCCAGCAAGACGGGTCGCGCCCAAGGCTTCCTCGAGAAGGAGAACAACGGCCAGCTCCAGGACCTGCTAGAGTTCTTCTCCGggaacgaggaggaggcgcgCTGGATCGCCGGCTCGGCCTACGATCTGGCGGATGTCGTCCTTACCCTCCaggcctcggcatcgccccAGTTCTCCGCCGTGGCCGCGATGCCCTCGCAGCAGTTCTCGCCGCAGGACGCGCCCCCCCAATTTCAGCTGCCGGCACTTCCTTCGCAGCAACCGAtgctctcgtcgccgcggctCAGCGGCCAGGGCCCCTTTGCGCCACCCTTTCGAGGCACCATGTTCGTCCCCTCGCAACagttcgccgccgtcgcgagACCCTCGCCAGACTCGGCCGCGCATTCGCCTCTGACGGCCTCGCAATCCCCATTGGCGGCAACGCACTCGCCCATGGAGCACCAGAAGCCACCACAACTggcgtcttcctcggccgcctcgtcggacTCCATGATGGACTTTGAGTACTCTCCCAcgcccgtcgtcttcgaggaTTGGGAGAGtctcgccggtgccgtcaTCCACAGCGATCCAAGCACGCAGCCGTCGCAGGGAACCGAGGTGGACTGGAATATTCTGCAGTACTTTGGCGACCCCGGCGTCCTATCATGA
- a CDS encoding hypothetical protein (related to peroxisomal membrane protein peroxin 16), whose protein sequence is MAAAASAGSSPRPKAAPSPQHPPTGKKQPTVGQLLRLPPQWLSLYDDFIAKNAGQVSQIESALRSLTYIIPGRFRDAEIASESIHSGVQLLSLYHDSLLSRAVSKLPVPPTRSGHARYTRFWAQKSTIYRRIAIVLQMVVYTELLCEMSAKRRGGERSRWRVVVLLEAIKAVCRLLLLRITGSRPLVTPALPEREPIPEGDDDEPSALEEQSSPRSESELMDDVAPESAAARDMDGRGPENARPPHEREWFMPRTGMSLPSLPDSSDINSYLLGRVLTADDIKPATKLLHEVQGSAQAAEMLHILAPLVYAIALARSRNKKSWTPWLVGLTVEYAARQLRDRSLRATTLERDEWNKRGWAMGWWTMRGAFYHNVTKNIVGGVTRRMPGFVAGILEDYEYLWENYYFSTSA, encoded by the exons ATGGCGGCTGCCGCGTCTGCCGGCTCATCCCCTCGACCAAAGGCGGCTCCGTCGCCCCAGCATCCACCGACGGGCAAGAAGCAGCCCACGGTCGGCCAGCTTCTCCGCCTCCCACCGCAATGGCTGTCTCTGTACGACGACTTCATCGCCAAGAACGCGGGCCAGGTTTCGCAGATTGAGAGCGCGCTGCGGAGCCTCACCTACATAATACCTG GCCGCTTCCGCGATGCCGAGATtgcgtccgagtcgatccATTCGGGCGTCCAGCTCTTGTCCCTCTACCACGACAGCCTCCTCTCGCGCGCCGTCTCGAagctgccggtgccgccaaCCCGGTCCGGTCACGCTCGCTACACCCGCTTCTGGGCGCAAAAGAGCACAATCTATCGGCGGATCGCCATCGTTCTGCAGATGGTCGTCTACACCGAGCTCCTCTGCGAAATGTCAGCCAAGCGCCGCGGCGGGGAAAGGTCCCGGTGGAGGGTCGTCGtgctcctcgaggccatcaaggccgTCTGCCGTCTGCTTCTGCTCCGCATCACGGGTTCGCGCCCTCTCGTGACGCCGGCTCTGCCGGAGCGCGAACCGATCcccgaaggcgacgacgacgagccttcggcgctcgaggagcagagCTCTCCGCGGAGCGAGAGTGAGCTCATGGACGACGTTGCGCCCGAGAGTGCCGCCGCGAGAGACATGGACGGCCGCGGCCCCGAGAACGCACGACCGCCTCACGAGCGCGAATGGTTCATGCCCAGGACGGGCATGAGCCTTCCGTCGCTTCCCGACTCGAGCGACATCAACTCCTATCTGCTTGGCCGCGTcctcaccgccgacgacatcaAGCCTGCGACGAAGCTCCTTCACGAGGTTCAAGGCAGCGCCCAGGCCGCCGAGATGCTTCACATTCTCGCGCCCCTCGTCtacgccatcgccctcgcgCGAAGCCGCAACAAGAAGTCGTGGACCCCGTGGCTCGTCGGCTTGACTGTCGAGTATGCGGCCCGCCAGCTTCGTGACCGCAGCCTGCGAGCCACGACGCTCGAGCGGGACGAGTGGAACAAGAGGGGATGGGCCATGGGCTGGTGGACGATGCGCGGCGCCTTTTACCACAACGTCACCAAGAACATCGTGGGCGGcgtgacgaggaggatgccaggcttcgtcgccggcattcTCGAGGATTACGAGTACCTGTGGGAAAACTACTACTTCAGCACGAGCGCCTGA
- a CDS encoding Nitrogen assimilation transcription factor nit-4, whose translation MDSRESSSQTPSGPSQPSTGDTPQATASNAGLPPVSHGAAGSTAGANANQSSKRRRGLGVVTPNACTECRKKRAKVPSRRRGNVGRDAECVYEIPVRQSKENLRSEIENLRQRQRSSDVVFRALVRPELWEEALRRLRGGQTIDDISEWAGGALASNRRSLPPPVQPADLEIGQMTHFGGPSLGPTLAPIRLVLDGHQAGPRGDMGQSSLWHYSTHGQADVGRRHSHADAMSWVPDVRPPQARVGSWDDGMQTDDVSEALPRLRGLEQVLSPLNEPEMRRSAETWTTITGDVNLVQHLLALYFCWEYPTFASLSKEHFLRDFQDVRHRYCSPILVNALLALGCRFSTQPRTRANPDDANSSGDHFFKESQRLLYQETDHHSLTTIQALGIMSIREASCGRDSESWYYAGQSIRLAVEMGLHRIHGDVDEDELAVQSATFWGAFALDHAWSLATGSLPQSSRFPHLPPKPAIIGSIEASRWVPYTDDGAPLHRSCEQPSNVRSVYKCFCELSELVHESLYLLHSPGKLLTARDLLSIYTQYLNWYDSIPEVLRLGHNFTPAVLFAHMYYHFAILLLFRPLIKLRIIGSKVAPRDVCSQAAAAIQGVLTSYSQLYTLQHTPSFVPYFVLTSSIMLLAVGASSAPSKPGEGKMKTAAKLDPQVSEALKQGIADLTEMAPCHRFAEQALNILRYLARKWNVDVDIDTGTTLNPEEYDRLVRPYTSSLNFYTPHMDVEDFICTWGAGEEARELGGKMDRSPTSSKVAASVENPLFWPFPMQGRPMLPTGKELEEAGFAILRETTMRRDETTTRREKTTTRREKTTTRREKTTMRREKATGETTMGPSEYQWRMRMIHVHSQGKAAVDMSNLTLGLRAHVSTCEEMHLISSCISAWKNLLEPGHDR comes from the exons ATGGATAGTCGGGAAAGCAGCAGCCAGACGCCCTCGGGTCCGAGTCAGCCCAGCACCGGCGACACGCCGCAGGCGACGGCATCCAACGCCGGCCTCCCTCCCGTCAGtcatggcgccgccggctcgacggcgggggCCAACGCGAACCAAAGCTCCAAGCGGAGACGGGGCCTCGGTGTCGTCACGCCCAATGCCTGCACCGAATGTCGCAAGAAGCGAGCAAAGGTaccatctcgccgccgtggcaaCGTTGGC CGAGACGCCGAATGCGTCTACGAGATCCCCGTGCGGCAATCCAAGGAGAATCTTCGAAGCGAAATCGAAAACCTGCGGCAGCGTCAGCGCTCCAGCGACGTCGTCTTCAGGGCCCTCGTCCGGCCCGAGCTGTGGGAGGAGGCCCTGAGACGGCTGCGTGGTGGCCAGACCATCGACGACATATCCGAatgggccggcggcgccctggCGTCCAACCGTCGATCCCTGCCTCCGCCCGTGCAGCCGGCCGATCTCGAAATCGGCCAGATGACGCACTTCGGCGGCCCGTCGCTCGGCCCTACCCTGGCCCCCAtacgcctcgtcctcgacggccaccagGCTGGCCCTCGGGGCGACATGGGTCAGAGCAGCCTGTGGCATTACTCGACGCACGGCCAGGCCGACGTGGGCCGGAGGCACTCtcacgccgacgccatgaGCTGGGTGCCCGACGTCCGGCCGCCGCAGGCGAGGGTCGGGTCGTGGGACGACGGCATGCAGACCGACGACGTGTCCGAGGCCCTGCCCAGGCTCCGCGGGCTCGAGCAGGTCCTGTCCCCCCTGAACGAGCCGGAGATGAGGCGGTCGGCCGAGACGTGGACGACCATCACCGGCGACGTCAACCTCGTCCAGCACCTGCTCGCCCTGTACTTTTGCTGGGAGTACCCGACCTTTGCCTCCCTCAGCAAAGAGCACTTTCTCCGCGACTTCCAGGACGTCCGGCACAGGTACTGCTCGCCGATCTTGGTCAACgcgctgctcgccctcggctgCCGCTTCTCGACccagccgaggacgagggcgaaccCGGATGATGCCAACTCCTCGGGCGACCATTTCTTCAAGGAATCCCAACGTCTGCTTTACCAGGAGACGGACCATCACTCCCTGACCACGATCCAGGCGCTCGGCATCATGTCCATCCGAGAGGCGAGCTGCGGTCGCGACTCGGAGAGCTGGTACTACGCCGGCCAGAGCATACGGttggccgtcgagatgggcCTGCACCGCATCCACGGGGacgttgacgaggacgagctggcgGTGCAGTCGGCCACCTTCTGGGGCGCCTTTGCCCTGGATCA CGCCTGGTCGCTGGCAACGGGCTCGCTGCCGCAAAGCTCCCGCTTCCCGCATCTGCCGCCCAAGCCGGCAATAATAGGGAGCATCGAGGCATCGAGGTGGGTTCCCTACACGGACGACG GAGCGCCCCTGCACCGATCGTGCGAGCAGCCGTCCAACGTTCGGTCCGTCTACAAGTGCTTCTGCGAGCTGAGCGAGCTCGTTCACGAGTCCCTCTACCTCCTCCATTCGCCCGGGAAACTCCTGACGGCGCGCGACCTGCTGAGCATCTACACGCAATACCTGAACTGGTACGATAGCATCCCCGAGGTGCTGCGGCTCGGCCACAACTTCACGCCCGCCGTCCTGTTCGCGCA CATGTACTATCACTTTGCCATCCTGCTCCTCTTCCGGCCGCTCATCAAGCTTCGCATCATCGGCTCCAAGGTGGCGCCTCGCGACGTCTGCTCgcaggcggccgccgccataCAGGGGGTCCTCACCTCGTACTCGCAGCTCTACACGCTGCAGCACACGCCGTCCTTTGTGCCGTACTTTGTCCTCACCTCGTCCATCATGCTCCTGGCCGTCggtgcctcgtcggcgccgtccaaGCCGGGCGAGGGGAAGATGAAGACGGCCGCCAAGCTCGATCCGCAAGTGTCGGAGGCGCTGAAGCAAGGCATCGCCGACCTCACGGAAATGGCGCCGTGCCACCGGTTCGCGGAGCAGGCGCTCAACATCCTGCGCTACCTGGCCAGGAAGTggaacgtcgacgtcgacatcgacaCGGGCACGACGCTGAACCCCGAAGAGTACGACCGGCTGGTGAGGCCTTACACGAGCAGCCTGAACTTTTACACCCCTCACATGGACGTCGAGGACTTTATCTGCACCTGgggcgcgggcgaggaggcgcgggagctcggcggcaagaTGGACAGGTCACCGACGAGCAGCAAGGTGGCGGCAAGCGTCGAGAACCCGCTGTTCTGGCCGTTTCCCATGCAAGGAAGGCCCATGCTCCCGACCGGAAAGGAgctggaggaggcgggcTTTGCGATACT GCgagagacgacgatgaggcgagatgagacgacgacgaggcgagagaagacgacgacgaggcgagagaagacgacgacgaggcgagagaagacgacgatgaggcgagagaaggcgacgggcgagacgacgatgggTCCATCGGAGTATCAATGGCGAATGCGAATGATTCACGTGCACTCCCAAGgcaaggctgccgtcgacatgAGCAACCTGACGTTGGGCTTGCGCGCCCATGTCTCTACCTGCGAAGAGATGCATCTCATCTCTTCCTGCATCTCAGCATGGAAAAACTTG CTTGAGCCTGGGCACGACCGCTAG
- a CDS encoding Nucleus export protein Brr6 has product MDSRTCEGPMDWEYQDRGPFDPTSPFAQAAQNVARGNLFASPLKSPTRRNQNPFTNPSTPSKYRPFPPQTSSFTPQVSSRNMAPPFRNPAFTTPRRPIDEVVLSEASGAEDSPALTEVSDYPNDTPEVDHKSDVAMGGAMLPLKIDKASRYGKSGLPSKKHAAGRGEIRPCRELSISMRKRKRHNYDRDVGSVGRHHGTDSDADSDTNAVSHASKAKRPNDRLRQKGTFEAFFHMLNQYPNAPDHMQRWMQFGANLFLVCVLAYLGWSIVSTVRYDIFRANELARQELERKMTECQTQYRINECAKGDRPALTAMCGEWHECMMQTPESIMRIKVTAKQVAEIINEFSEAMNLKAWGIVVCFIFVCTTLNVGTLSRPSGIKSSPSPPLSSSGFRDSAKSPGIAPGYMLVPVQTPKVQRSEMLDEGTDTENSPLNLMPALPHGTPSGRRSPSKGSRQPSPVKYGRAPPSNIYR; this is encoded by the exons ATGGATTCTCGAACGTGCGAGGGTCCCATGGACTGGGAGTACCAAGATCGAGGCCCCTTCGACCCCACCAGTCCCTTCGCACAAGCCGCCCAGAATGTCGCGAGAGGCAACC TGTTTGCCTCGCCTCTCAAATCTCCGACTCGAAGAAATCAAAATCCCTTTACCAATccttcgacgccgtcgaaATACCGTCCGTTCCCTCCGCAGACGTCAAGCTTCACGCCGCAGGTGTCGTCGAGGAACATGGCGCCGCCCTTCCGAAATCCTGCCTTCACGACGCCCAGGAGACCGATCGATGAAGTCGTGCTCTCGGAGGCTTCGGGTGCCGAGGACAGTCCCGCGCTGACGGAGGTGTCCGACTATCCCAACGACACGCCCGAGGTCGACCACAAATCCGACGTCGCCATGGGCGGTGCGATGCTGCCGCTCAAGATCGACAAGGCGTCCAGATACGGCAAGTCGGGGCTGCCTTCGAAGAAGCACGCGGCGGGCAGGGGGGAGATTAGGCCGTGCCGAGAGCTGTCGATTAGCATgaggaagcggaagcggcaCAACTACGACAGGGacgtcggcagcgtcggccgTCACCACGGAACGGACAGCGACGCGGACTCGGACACGAACGCCGTCTCCCACGCCTCAAAGGCGAAGAGGCCCAACGACAGGCTCCGGCAGAAGGGCACCTTTGAGGCCTTCTTTCACATGCTCAACCAGTATCCCAACGCGCCGGATCACATGCAGCGATGGATGCAGTTTGGGGCCAATCTCTTTCTCGTCTGCGTCCTGGCGTACCTCGGCTGGTCCATCGTCAGCACGGTGCGCTACGACATCTTCCGGGCCAACGAGCTCGCGAGGCAGGAGCTCGAGCGGAAGATGACGGAATGCCAGACGCAGTACCGCATCAACGAGTGCGCCAAGGGCGACAGGCCCGCCCTCACGGCCATGTGCGGCGAGTGGCACGAGTGCATGATGCAGACGCCAGAGTCCATCATGAGGATCAAGGTGACGGCCAAGCAGGTGGCCGAGATCATCAACGAATTTTCCGAGGCCATGAACCTCAAGGCTTGG GGCATCGTCGTTTGCTTCATATTCGTCTGCACGACGCTCAACGTCGGCACGCTGAGCAGGCCCAGCGGCATCAAGTCGAGCCCCTCCCCGCCGTTGTCGAGCAGCGGCTTTCGAGATTCGGCCAAGTCGCCGGGCATCGCCCCCGGCTACATGCTGGTGCCGGTGCAGACGCCCAAGGTGCAGCGTTCCGagatgctcgacgaggggaCGGACACGGAGAATTCGCCGCTCAACCTGAtgccggcgctgccgcaCGGCACTCCGTCGGGGAGACGAAGCCCCAGCAAGGGAAGCCGACAGCCGAGTCCGGTCAAGTACGGACGAGCTCCTCCGAGCAACATCTACCGCTGA
- a CDS encoding transcription factor IWS1 yields the protein MSDAESVLDSPVDSDGGFDQDSDLLSEVDEDQFEDYDPETANIEDRPVDIDEDVARTLKASKRKRAEGEAPKKPREGRREKKRRDRDSHVAADDEPDAETEKPQRRPRRVGDEERRRAKADAATRAQNDQDLTPEQRRAMAIDRALDAAIKKPSAGKRKRKDEIDLEDEIDDKLAELKKRMDKACVQDNEARGAGQPALHKLKLLPEVVGLLNRNNVQHAVLDPDTNFLQHVKFFLEPLNDGSLPAYNIQRDIFMALTKLTIEKESLLSSGIGKVVLFYTRSKKPEQSIRRMAERMLGEWSRPILKRTDDYKKRHVETREFDHEYVVRTHLSGAPWLIHPRAATAAQRRKTGSQFSLTQRPSVSARDAFLAPSRGDNQARMGHLPQSYTIAPMSTFDGTRGQDHRPLGANGMEAFRRMTQKKKRA from the exons ATGTCAGACGCCGAGTCGGTGCTCGACTCTCccgtcgactcggacggCGGCTTCGACCAGGATTCCGACCTTCTctccgaggtcgacgaggaccagTTCGAGGACTACGACCCGGAGACGGCCAACATCGAGGACCGCCccgtcgacatcgacgaggatgtcgcTCGCACGCTAAAGGCGAGCAAGCGGAAgcgtgccgagggcgaggccccCAAGAAACCGAGGGAAGGTCGGCGCGAGAAGAAGCGTCGAGACCGCGACAgccacgtcgccgccgacgatgagccCGATGCGGAGACCGAGAAGCCGCAGCGGAGACCGAGACGGGTCGGGGATGAGGAGAGACGGCGTGCCAAGGCCGACGCGGCCACGAGGGCCCAGAACGACCAAGATCTCACGCCGGAGCAGAGAAGGGCCATGGCCATCGATCGAGCCCTGGACGCGGCCATCAAGAagccctcggccggcaagcGGAAACGCAAGGACGAGATC GATCTGGAAGACGAGATCGACGACAAGCTCGCCGAACTCAAGAAGCGCATGGACAAGGCGTGCGTCCAGGACAACGAGGCCCGGGGcgccggccagccggccCTGCACAAGCTCAAGCTCCTGCCCGAGGTGGTGGGGCTCCTCAACCGCAACAACGTGCAGCACGCGGTGCTCGACCCCGACACCAACTTCCTGCAGCACGTCAAGTTCTTCCTCGAGCCGCTCAACGACGGATCGTTGCCGGCCTACAACATCCAGCGCGACATCTTCATGGCCCTGACGAAGCTCACCATCGAGAAGGAGTCCCTGCTGAGCAGCGGCATCGGAAAGGTGGTGCTGTTCTACACGCGCAGCAAGAAGCCGGAGCAGAGCATCAGGCGCATGGCGGAGCGCATGCTCGGCGAGTGGAGCAGGCCGATCCTGAAGAGGACCGACGACTACAAGAAGCGCCACGTCGAGACGCGCGAGTTTGACCACGAGTACGTCGTCCGCACCCACCTGTCGGGTGCACCTTGGCTGATTCATCCCagggccgccacggccgcgcAGCGTCGAAAGACGGGCTCGCAGTTTAGCCTCACCCAGCGCCCGTCCGTGTCCGCCCGCGACGCGTTCCTGGCCCCGTCCCGCGGCGACAACCAGGCGAGGATGGGCCACCTGCCGCAGAGCTACACGATTGCTCCCATGAGCACCTTTGACGGCACGCGAGGACAGGATCACCGGCCGCTCGGCGCCAACGGCATGGAGGCCTTTAGGCGCATGAcgcagaagaagaagcgggCGTAA
- a CDS encoding protein kinase domain protein codes for MRGITPYLRLYSYWQVGARSNKSPMPRYVTIKIPALDIDVSRETRYSKLINHANPTHEGLSFLRVPIDEFKLKAATGTHSCLVYEPMRETLFQLQHRLKRQRLALPLFKFFIYCLLQALDYLHTECRVIHTDIKDDNVMITIENDKVLEDFVAECLEEPHPKHVRSVDGREVYLSRGDFGPLRGAKLLPELADFNLCYPGLGDRRHLSPIQPHRYRAPEVFLGCPWSYSADIWNLGLVMWNLLEDANIFERPAGEDGEYDAHVHLAQMVSLLGDPPPALIAQERLMRDHQLKEPVTNSRGERYYNMNQYWGGPFFDDHGKIFRQDLIDEERSLADTVTEIGGDEKETFLDFASCMLQWIPDERKTAKELLKHPFFDSFYEERMNDKSG; via the exons ATGCgaggtattactccgtacttgaggCTCTATTCTTACTGGCAAGTTGGTGCAAGAAGCAACAAGTCCCCAATGCCACGCTATGTTACCATCAAGATCCCAGCACTTGACATTGACGTGTCAAGAGAGACGAGATATTCAAAGCTCATCAACCATGCCAACCCTACTCACGAAGGCCTCTCCTTCCTCAGAGTTCCGATTGACGAGTTCAAGTTAAAGGCTGCCACCGGCACACACTCCTGTCTGGTTTACGAGCCGATGAGAGAGACGCTGTTTCAACTGCAGCACAGACTAAAGCGACAGAGGCTGGCCCTGCCGCTTTTTAAATTTTTTATTTACTGCCTCCTTCAAGCCTTGGATTATTTGCATACAGAATGCCGAGTTATACATACAG ATATCAAAGACGACAATGTTATGATAACGATAGAGAACGACAAGGTGCTGGAGGATTTTGTTGCCGAATGTTTGGAGGAACCACATCCAAAGCACGTCAGGAGCGTTGATGGCCGAGAAGTTTACCTCTCGAGGGGCGACTTTGGGCCGCTCCGAGGCGCGAAACTGTTACCTGAATTGGCCGACTTTAATCTCTGCTACCCTGGTCTGGGAGATCGCCGGCATCTCTCACCAATCCAACCCCATCGCTATCGGGCCCCGGAAGTGTTTCTCGGGTGCCCATGGTCATATAGCGCTGACATCTGGAACCTGGGCCTTGTT ATGTGGAATCTCTTGGAAGATGCCAATATATTCGAACGCCCTGCTGGCGAAGATGGCGAGTATGACGCCCATGTTCACTTGGCCCAGATGGTATCCCTTCTAGGCGACCCACCCCCGGCCTTGATAGCTCAGGAAAGGCTCATGCGGGACCACCAACTCAAGGAGCCCGTGACTAACTCGCGGGGTGAGCGGTATTACAACATGAATCAGTATTGGGGAGGACCATTCTTCGATGACCACG GTAAAATCTTCCGCCAAGATTTGATCGACGAGGAACGGTCGCTTGCGGATACGGTTACCGAGATCGGTGGAGACGAGAAGGAGACGTTTCTTGACTTTGCATCCTGCATGCTTCAGTGGATACCCGACGAGAGGAAGACGGCAAAGGAGCTTTTGAAACACCCCTTCTTCGATTCCTTCTATGAGGAACGCATGAACGACAAAAGCGGTTGA